One window of Quercus robur chromosome 5, dhQueRobu3.1, whole genome shotgun sequence genomic DNA carries:
- the LOC126726819 gene encoding protein ENDOSPERM DEFECTIVE 1-like isoform X1 has product MVIHNLLFWKFCCSDRTLNSLGVKISELFDSVKMKRIELGLLQRTKTLSTVLDAQILYLEEWSALEEDYSVSLSEAIQALLNASLQLPIGNVRADIREVGEALNSATNMMEMIVFHLQSFVPNVKQAEETENLISELARVTGGEKALIGECGGLLSKTYASQVEEFSLRGQLIQLHHCSHKDNLVKTE; this is encoded by the exons ATGGTCATCCATAACTtgttattttggaaattttgttgCTCTGAT AGAACACTCAATTCCCTTGGGGTCAAGATATCCGAGTTATTCGATTCTGTGAAGATGAAACGCATAGAACTTGGGCTTTTGCAAAGAACAAAGACTCTTTCAACAGTTCTTGATGCTCAA ATTCTCTATCTGGAGGAGTGGTCTGCTCTAGAAGAGGATTATTCAGTTTCTTTATCAGAAGCAATTCAAGCTTTGTTGAATGCCTCACTTCAACTTCCAATCGGGAATGTcagg GCTGATATAAGAGAGGTAGGAGAGGCACTGAACTCAGCAACAAATATGATGGAAATGATAGTTTTTCATCTTCAAAGCTTTGTGCCAAATGTAAAACAA GCAGAAGAAACAGAAAATTTAATTTCAGAACTAGCCAGAGTAACTGGGGGAGAAAAAGCTCTTATTGGAGAATGTGGTGGTCTGTTGTCTAAGACATATGCATCGCAG GTGGAAGAGTTCAGTTTGAGGGGCCAGCTCATCCAATTGCATCATTGCTCTCATAAAGACAATCTTGTCAAGACTGAGTAG
- the LOC126726819 gene encoding protein ENDOSPERM DEFECTIVE 1-like isoform X2: MKRIELGLLQRTKTLSTVLDAQILYLEEWSALEEDYSVSLSEAIQALLNASLQLPIGNVRADIREVGEALNSATNMMEMIVFHLQSFVPNVKQAEETENLISELARVTGGEKALIGECGGLLSKTYASQVEEFSLRGQLIQLHHCSHKDNLVKTE; encoded by the exons ATGAAACGCATAGAACTTGGGCTTTTGCAAAGAACAAAGACTCTTTCAACAGTTCTTGATGCTCAA ATTCTCTATCTGGAGGAGTGGTCTGCTCTAGAAGAGGATTATTCAGTTTCTTTATCAGAAGCAATTCAAGCTTTGTTGAATGCCTCACTTCAACTTCCAATCGGGAATGTcagg GCTGATATAAGAGAGGTAGGAGAGGCACTGAACTCAGCAACAAATATGATGGAAATGATAGTTTTTCATCTTCAAAGCTTTGTGCCAAATGTAAAACAA GCAGAAGAAACAGAAAATTTAATTTCAGAACTAGCCAGAGTAACTGGGGGAGAAAAAGCTCTTATTGGAGAATGTGGTGGTCTGTTGTCTAAGACATATGCATCGCAG GTGGAAGAGTTCAGTTTGAGGGGCCAGCTCATCCAATTGCATCATTGCTCTCATAAAGACAATCTTGTCAAGACTGAGTAG